The Hymenobacter sp. DG01 sequence AAGCTGATAGTTAATGGCTACTACCCCGGCGAAGAGCACGGAGATGGCCACAAAGCCAGCAAATAGTTTGGTAGAGATTTTCAGCTTCATGCAGAACGACGGCGGCGGGGACCGGGCTTGCTTACCGGCTCCCGCGGAGTTTCTGCTCCATGGTACGCAGCAGATTGGTAATATGGTCGGCTATGGTGTTCATTTCGGCCAGCCCCGTAATGGCCTCCTCCTTCTGCCCGTTCTGGTGCAGATCCATGAGGCGGTTGGCTACTTGGTGCATCCGAACATGGACGCGGTCCAGTTCCCGGGTTTCGGGCAGGTGCCCGTAGTCCGGCAGGGCTTTGTCAGTAATCCATTGCCCGAAGCTGCAGGCTTGCGGGTCGCGGATGGGCGCCTCACTCGTACCGCTGCCGTAGAGAAAGGACCGAAGTTTCGACTTAAACAGCAGATGCTTGACAAGCGCTGATTCGAAGTCCTGTTTGAGGTCGTTGGTCATGGAAAATAGAAAAGCAGCGCGGGCAATAAATGGGCCGGCAAAATAAGGGCCGCCACCTGAAGGTACGCCGAACAGAGTTTCTGGCATGAGCCAGACGACAAAGTTAGCGCAATCCGGCGGTGCTACCGGGCATAATTGGCTACTTTCGCCCTGGCAAGGGCCCCTCGATTTTCCGGCCCCCGCCGGGGCATCAGTTCCCGACCCCGATATTCCTACCCCATCCTCCACCCCACGATGTCTGAAACGCTCAAAACCGTTCCGCTCAATGATGTGCACCAGCAGCTAGGTGCCAAAATGGTGCCTTTCGCGGGCTATAACATGCCCGTGCGCTACTCCTCCGACCTCGACGAGCACCACACCGTGCGGCGCGCCGTGGGCATTTTCGACGTGTCGCACATGGGCGAGTTCCGGGTGCGCGGCCCCCAGGCCCTACCCCTCATCCAGCGCGTAACCTCCAACGACGCCAGCAAGCTCACGCCCGGTAAAGCCCAGTACAGCTGCCTGCCCAACCAGGAAGGCGGCATCGTGGACGATTTGCTGGTGTACATGCTGGGTGAGGAAGACTACTTGCTGGTGGTCAATGCCTCGAACATCGAGAAGGACTGGAACTGGATTCAGCAGTTCAACCAGGACGGCGCCGAGATGCAGAACGTATCGGACGACATTAGCCTGTTCGCGGTGCAGGGCCCCAAGGCCATTGCCGCCCTGCAGCCCCTCACCGATGCCGACCTGAGCAGCATTCCGTACTACTCCTTCGTGCAGGGCACCTTCGCTGGCGCGCCCGACGTCATCATCTCGGCCACGGGCTACACCGGGGCGGGCGGCTTCGAGCTGTACGTACCCAACGAGCACGCCCAGCAAGTGTGGGAGAAAATTATGGAAGCCGGTCAGCCCCACGGCCTCAAGCCCATTGGCCTGGGTGCCCGCGACACGCTGCGCCTGGAAATGGGCTACTGCCTCTACGGCAACGACATCACCGACGAAACCTCGCCCCTGGAAGCCGGCTTGGGCTGGATTACTAAGTTCACCAAGGATTTCACCAACGCCGACAACCTGAAAAAGCAGAAGGAAGCCGGTGTGGAACGCAAGCTGGTGGGCTTCCTGATGGACGGCCCCGGCATTCCGCGCGGCCACTACGAGCTGGTAAACGAAGCCGGCGAGAAAATCGGGGACGTCACCAGTGGTACCCAGTCGCCGAGCCTGAGCAAGGGCATTGGCCTAGGTTACGTGAAAACTGAGCTGAGCGCGCCGGGTAGCAAGATTTTCGTGCAGGTACGCGGCAAGCAGCTGCCCGCTACGGTTGTGAAGCTGCCCTTCGTGAAAGGCACCGAGGAAGCGTAATCAATTCCTAATTGATAGTTGCCAGTTGCCA is a genomic window containing:
- a CDS encoding CZB domain-containing protein, translated to MTNDLKQDFESALVKHLLFKSKLRSFLYGSGTSEAPIRDPQACSFGQWITDKALPDYGHLPETRELDRVHVRMHQVANRLMDLHQNGQKEEAITGLAEMNTIADHITNLLRTMEQKLRGSR
- the gcvT gene encoding glycine cleavage system aminomethyltransferase GcvT, yielding MSETLKTVPLNDVHQQLGAKMVPFAGYNMPVRYSSDLDEHHTVRRAVGIFDVSHMGEFRVRGPQALPLIQRVTSNDASKLTPGKAQYSCLPNQEGGIVDDLLVYMLGEEDYLLVVNASNIEKDWNWIQQFNQDGAEMQNVSDDISLFAVQGPKAIAALQPLTDADLSSIPYYSFVQGTFAGAPDVIISATGYTGAGGFELYVPNEHAQQVWEKIMEAGQPHGLKPIGLGARDTLRLEMGYCLYGNDITDETSPLEAGLGWITKFTKDFTNADNLKKQKEAGVERKLVGFLMDGPGIPRGHYELVNEAGEKIGDVTSGTQSPSLSKGIGLGYVKTELSAPGSKIFVQVRGKQLPATVVKLPFVKGTEEA